A genome region from Hevea brasiliensis isolate MT/VB/25A 57/8 chromosome 7, ASM3005281v1, whole genome shotgun sequence includes the following:
- the LOC110635313 gene encoding L-type lectin-domain containing receptor kinase IX.1-like: MTNVASSTSSSASCVYFCNSVSSQSLSISMITSFYHVRRQSLPLCFLSFLLLLLLASANSISFRKTRFEPTDTSLIYEGGAAPYVGAIELNSDTYQCQVGRATYAEKVKIWDSKTQKLSDFTTRFTSTVDIQRRLIYTSGFTFFLASVGFQVPMNSAGGFLGLYNITTMNSTNQVLHVEFDTNSDPQWDPLFEHVGININSLSSSTYTRWNVTLHTGDNADVWINYNGSTKNLSVSWKYALTDTSQETTSLSFIVDLREVLPEWVTIGFSAATRDYVERHAILSWEFSSSLETDETDQENARKIKLVILVVLAACVLIGAVIIAFGVRWTKKMMRGIIQTINLMSINDDLERGRGLQRFSYNKLASATSNFSSDTALVEGGFLSVHKGHLTHLNMSVAVTKYIWGSKLTKKEYITGMKIISRLRHRNLLQLIGWCHEEGKFLLVYEFLSSGSLDSHLFGNRTRLTCDVRYRITLGLAFALVYLHEGLEQCVVHSDVKSSNIMLDSNFNAKLCDFGLARFMNQELVPQNAGLAEAEGYMAPEYISTGEASKESDVYGFGLVALEIATGRRVLDPIEDRPEMSLVEWIWDHYRNRTLGLAVDRRLNMDFDEKQMECLMIVGLWCAQPDHGSRPSIRQAIHVLNFDALLPNLPIN; this comes from the coding sequence ATGACCAATGTGGCATCATCGACCTCTTCTTCTGCTTCATGCGTCTATTTTTGTAATTCAGTTTCCTCTCAATCTCTGAGTATCAGTATGATTACTTCTTTCTACCATGTACGGAGGCAGAGTTTACCTCTCTGCTTCCTCTCCTTCCTTCTTCTACTTCTTCTTGCCTCTGCTAATTCAATATCTTTCCGGAAAACAAGGTTTGAACCAACTGACACTAGCTTGATCTATGAAGGTGGTGCGGCTCCTTACGTTGGAGCCATTGAACTTAACAGTGATACTTACCAATGTCAAGTTGGTAGAGCAACTTATGCAGAGAAGGTCAAAATCTGGGATTCCAAGACACAAAAGCTCTCAGACTTCACCACCCGTTTCACTTCTACTGTAGACATCCAGCGCCGTCTTATTTATACTTCTGGGTTCACTTTCTTCCTTGCTTCAGTGGGATTTCAAGTACCAATGAATTCAGCTGGTGGTTTTCTTGGCTTATATAATATCACAACCATGAACTCTACAAACCAAGTACTTCACGTTGAATTTGACACAAATTCAGATCCGCAATGGGATCCTCTGTTTGAGCATGTTGGTATTAACATCAATTCACTTTCTTCATCTACATATACCCGTTGGAATGTTACTTTGCACACCGGAGATAATGCTGATGTCTGGATTAATTATAATGGTAGTACCAAGAATCTGAGTGTGTCTTGGAAATATGCTCTTACCGATACTTCTCAAGAGACTACCAGTCTTTCCTTCATTGTCGATCTCAGGGAGGTTCTTCCTGAGTGGGTCACAATTGGCTTTTCAGCTGCTACAAGAGATTATGTAGAACGCCACGCAATTCTGTCGTGGGAGTTCAGTTCAAGCTTGGAGACGGATGAAACAGACCAGGAAAACGCTAGAAAGATTAAACTGGTAATACTTGTAGTCTTAGCAGCTTGTGTCCTGATAGGTGCGGTGATTATAGCATTTGGTGTTCGGTGGACAAAGAAGATGATGAGGGGAATAATACAGACAATTAACTTGATGTCAATTAACGATGACCTCGAAAGGGGAAGAGGTCTGCAAAGATTTTCTTATAATAAGCTTGCTTCAGCCACCAGCAATTTCTCAAGTGATACCGCGTTGGTTGAAGGAGGGTTTCTTTCTGTTCACAAGGGGCACCTAACTCATTTAAATATGTCGGTTGCCGTGACGAAATACATTTGGGGTTCAAAACTGACGAAAAAGGAGTACATAACAGGGATGAAAATCATAAGCCGGTTGAGGCATCGAAATCTGTTACAACTCATAGGTTGGTGCCATGAAGAGGGGAAATTCCTGCTTGTCTATGAGTTTCTGTCAAGTGGTAGTCTTGATTCTCACCTTTTTGGGAATAGGACTCGTCTCACTTGTGATGTGAGATACAGAATAACTCTTGGATTGGCCTTTGCTTTGGTCTACCTTCATGAAGGGTTGGAACAATGTGTGGTGCACAGTGATGTGAAATCAAGCAATATAATGCTAGATTCAAATTTTAATGCCAAgctttgtgattttggattagcTCGGTTCATGAACCAAGAGCTTGTTCCACAAAATGCAGGGTTGGCTGAAGCTGAAGGGTACATGGCTCCGGAGTATATAAGCACAGGTGAGGCTAGTAAAGAATCAGACGTATATGGGTTTGGGCTGGTAGCCTTGGAGATTGCGACTGGAAGAAGAGTGCTAGATCCCATTGAAGACAGACCTGAAATGAGTCTGGTAGAGTGGATCTGGGATCATTATAGAAACAGGACGCTTGGATTGGCTGTTGATAGGAGACTTAATATGGATTTTGATGAGAAACAAATGGAATGTTTAATGATCGTTGGACTATGGTGCGCTCAACCAGATCACGGGTCAAGGCCTTCAATCAGGCAAGCGATTCATGTTCTTAATTTCGACGCATTATTGCCCAATCTTCCAATAAATTAG